GAGCTTGAGCGTCCTGGCCGCGCAGCCGGATGTCACACAGACTCCGGCCGAGGAACGAGCGTTCTCGAGCCCCGCTCCATCCTCGGGGCTTTCGTGAAGGGAATGGCACGATGTTGATCCTCGGGATCGAGACATCTTGCGATGAGACCGCCGCCGCCGTCGTGGAAGATGGGCGGATCTTGCGCTCGAACATCGTGGCCACGCAATATGCCGTCCATCGACCCTACGGGGGCATCGTGCCTGAACTGGCCTCGCGCGAACATTTGCGGAATATCGTCCCCATCGTTCGAGCCGCGTTGGAGGAAGCGGGCGTGACCTTTCGCGAGATCGACGCCATCGCGGTGACGCGAGGGCCCGGGCTGATCGGCTCGCTTCTTGTGGGCATTTGCTACGCGAAATCGGTCGCATACGCGCTCTCGCGACCGCTCATCGGTGTGAATCATCATGAGGGGCATATCTTCTCGGTCGTCTTCGAGAACCCGCCTGTTCAATATCCGGCGCTCGCGCTCGTCGTCTCCGGAGGAGATACGAGCCTCTTTTGGATGCCAGAGCCCGAGCAGTACCATTTGCTCGGACATACGCGCGATGATGCGGCCGGCGAAGCTTTCGATAAGGTGGCGAAGCTCTTGGGACTCGGGTATCCCGGTGGTCCCGTGATTGATCGTCTGGCGAGACGCGGGAATCCGCGCGCGGTTCGGTTCACGATCCCGCGGATGAGCGGGAACGATTTCGATTTCAGCTTCAGCGGACTCAAAACGGCCGTCGTGCGCTATGTGCGCGAGCAGGGGATTCGCCCCGTGCGAGAGGGAGAGGAAGTGCCGGAAGTGATCCTCGATCTGCTGGCGAGCTTTCAGGAAACGGTCGTGCGCACGCTCGTGCAGCGTCTGTCGCGAGCGCTGGAACAGTACGAAGCGCGCACGCTCATTCTGACGGGCGGCGTCGCATGCAATAGCCGACTGCGCGAGGAGGTGTTTCTCCTGGGGCGAACGATGGGAATTTCCGTCTACGTCCCCAGCCCACCGCTCACCACGGATAATGCCGCGATGATCGCTGCCGCCGCCTATCCGAAGTTGCTACGCGGCGAGCGTTCCGGATGGGACTTGACGGCGGAGCCCGGGCTGCGCTTGCATCACGTGGACGCGCGACGGGACCAGCGCGCGCTTCGCCTGAAAGAGGGACATGGCTGAGCGCATCTATCGCGATCCGGTGCACAACATCATCTCGCTGGAGGAGACGGATCCCGACGACCGATTGCTCGTTCGGTTGATTGATACCCCGGAGTTTCAACGCCTGCGCCGGATCAGACAATTGGGGTTGGCGCTCTTCACCTATCAAGGAGCCGAGCACAGCCGCTTCTCCCATTCGCTCGGCGTGATGCATCTGATGCGGCGCGTCCTCGCTCTCCTCGGACAGCGGTATTCCATTGATCGCGAGGTGCGGCTGACGGCCATGTGCGCGGCGCTGCTCCATGATGTCGGACATGGGCCGTTCTCGCATGTCATGGAGACCGTGCTCGGTTATCGGCATGAGGAATGGGGAGTGCGGATCATCCTCGATGAAGGGACGCTGATCCATCG
This portion of the Blastocatellia bacterium genome encodes:
- the tsaD gene encoding tRNA (adenosine(37)-N6)-threonylcarbamoyltransferase complex transferase subunit TsaD, whose protein sequence is MLILGIETSCDETAAAVVEDGRILRSNIVATQYAVHRPYGGIVPELASREHLRNIVPIVRAALEEAGVTFREIDAIAVTRGPGLIGSLLVGICYAKSVAYALSRPLIGVNHHEGHIFSVVFENPPVQYPALALVVSGGDTSLFWMPEPEQYHLLGHTRDDAAGEAFDKVAKLLGLGYPGGPVIDRLARRGNPRAVRFTIPRMSGNDFDFSFSGLKTAVVRYVREQGIRPVREGEEVPEVILDLLASFQETVVRTLVQRLSRALEQYEARTLILTGGVACNSRLREEVFLLGRTMGISVYVPSPPLTTDNAAMIAAAAYPKLLRGERSGWDLTAEPGLRLHHVDARRDQRALRLKEGHG